CAACTGCTTCATCGGTGCGCGTTCTGAAATTGTTGAAGGCGTGATTGTCGAAGAAGGCAGCGTGATTTCTATGGGCGTGTTCATCGGTCAATCCACCAAAATCTTTGACCGTACGACCGGCGAAATCTATCAAGGCCGCGTACCGGCTGGTTCGGTTGTCGTATCCGGCAGCATGCCTTCCAAAGACGGCAGCCACAGCCTCTACTGCGCAGTTATCGTTAAACGCGTGGACGCACAAACCCGTGCGAAAACCAGTGTGAACGAATTGTTACGCGGTATCTAATCGGATAACGATAATGCCGACTGAGGGTGGTATGCTCACTCTATGGTTAGTTTTGAACAAAAAAACAGGCAGAATGTTCTGCCTGTTTTTTATGGTTTAAAGGCCGTCTGAAACGATTTCAGACGGCCTTTTGTTTTTGATGATAGATAAAAATCTCTGCCTGAAATTACGCTTTCGGCCAGTCGGCGCAATAGTATTGCCAATAGATTTCTTCAAAAGGAATCTTGCCGTAATCGCACAACCACGGTTTGGCGCGTGTGGTGTAGTGGATAACGGGCGGGACGGTGTCAGGTTTGGGGAATATTTCGCCGAGATTTCGTTTTTGGAAATATTGGACTGCGCCTGTTTGAAAATTCCAAGATTCTTCCAATTGCAGCCAATTTTTTTGAAATACGGTGTTTAGAAAGCATTGGTCGCCGTAGGGAACGGATTTATCAATGGTGGTAGCAGTTTGCAGCAGTTGCGCTGCGATATTGTGTTCCCGCCATTGCGCCAGGTCGACCAACAACATACCGGAATTGAAATAGGGCGTAGTGTGCAGGCCGGTCGGGTGATTCCATTCGGTACGGGCAAGAAAGGAGTCTTGTACCGCCGCAACGGGATAACCGTGCATATCGAGGTTGAACAAATCGTGTAGGGATTGGGTAACCACCATATCGCTGTCGAGATACAGGGCGCGGTCGACAGGCAGATGTTGCATCATCAGACGGAAAAATGCGGCATCCGAAATATGGGGTAGGCGGCGATATTGGCTGAAGTCCATCTCGATTTTGACATCATTCAGACGGCTGCCGCTGGCTGCGAGCTTTTGGTTGGTATAGTCGATCCATTCCCGCCTGAAGGTATTGTGCATGAGGTAGAAATTGACATTTTTTTTGTGGGTACAGACGGACTTCATCAGTGTATGAACCTGCTCGGCATAGCCGGTATCGGCGGCAAGGACGATGGTGATGTTGCTCATTGGTTAAATTCCCTTTATTTGCAATGCCTTAAATTTTATCAGTCATTTTCTTGGGCTTGTGCGGTCGGTAAGGCGGCGTGGTCTTCGTTTTCCAACATGGCTTTTTCTAATAAATCGCGTTGCAGTTGCTTACCGGCTTTGATGCCCAATTTGCGCAGTTTTTCGGTGCTGCTGATGAGGTTGCCCCTGCCGGAAACCAAGCGGCCATAGGCCGTCTGAAACTGGGATTGAGCCTGACCGAGCGCTTTATTGATGCCGTCCATGCTTTCGACAAAGCCAACAAATTTGTCATAGAGTTTGCTGCCTGCCTCGGCAATCGCCAGCGCGTTTTGGTTTTGCTGCTCATTGCGCCAGATGTTGGCAACGGTGCGCAGGGTGGCGAGCAGGGTACTGGGGCCGGTCAGCATGATGCGTTTGTCGAAACACTCTTGGAAGAGGTTTGGATCGTGTTGCAGGGCGAGGAGGTAGGCCGGTTCGACAGGGACGAACATAAAGACGAAGTCCAGCGTTTTGATACCCTCAAGGTCGGTGTAATCTTTTGCTGCCAAGCTTTTGATATGGGCGCGGATACTGGCGACGTGGTTGGCAAGCTCGCGTTCTGCTTCTGCGCCGGTGCTTTGCGTATAGCGGACGTAGGCGGTCAGCGATACTTTGGAGTCGATGACGATTTGTTTGTTGTCGGGCAGATTGATGAGGACGTCGGGCTGGAGGCGGCGTTGGGTGCCATCTGCTTCGTGGCGGACGCTGGAGGCTTGAACGATGTATTCGCGGCCTTTCTGTAGGCCGGAATTTTCCAATACGCTTTCCAAAATCATCTCGCCCCAGTTGCCTTGGGTTTTGTTTTGCGTGCCGGTCAGCGCAGTGGTCAGCGCTTTGGCATCGTGGTGGAGCTGGGTGTTGAGGGTTTGCAGGCGTTTGAGCTCGTTTTCGATGGTCAGGCGCTCTTTGGCTTCTTTTTCGTAGGTTTGCTGAACCAGCTCGCTGAAGCCGTGGATGCGTTCGTTGAGCGGATTGAGCAGTTGTTGGAGATGGTCGTGGTTTTGTTCGGTAAAGCGGCGGCTTTTCTCTTCCAGAATAGTGTTGGCGAGGTTTTGGAACTGGTCGCTCAGGTTTTTACGCGCATCTGCCAGCAGGGTCAGTTTTTCTTCGGCAGCCTGACGGTCTTTTTCCGATTGGGTATTGAGGCGCTCGTTTTGGACTTGAAGCGCGTGATTTTGCTCCAAAAGGGCGGCGTATTCTTGTTTCAGACGGCCTTTTTCAGCTTCCTGTTGCTGTAAAAGACTGTTTTTGTCGTCGATATTGGCTTTTTCTTGCGCCAGTTGTGTGGAGAGGCGTTCATTTTGGACTTGCAGCGCATGGTTTTGCTCCAAAAGCGTGTCGTAGTCTTGTTTCAGACGGCCTTTTTCCGTTTCCTGCTGTTGTAAAAGTGTATTTTTATCCGCACTCAATGCCTGTTCTTGAGCCAGTTGCGTGTTTAGGAGTTCGTTGTTGATTTGCAGGTTTTGCGCACTTTGCTGCCATTTTGCACATTCGTGTTTTAAAGCTTCGGCTTCGGCCTCGCAATCTTGCAGATAGGCAATCTGTTTTTCGGCTGCGGCAAAGCGGTTGCCCGTCTCCTGCAATTCGTCTTGCAATTCCTGCACGGTATGGCGGCTTTGCGCCAAGTCCGCCGCAGTTTGAGCCTGTACCTGTTCGGCAAACTCATGCAGGCGGCGGCTTTCGGCCAATTCTTGCAAAACAATAAAGTGTCGGTTTTGGGCTTGGTAGCGTGTTATCAGCCAAGCAAACAGCGCGCCGATAAAAAATGCGGCCGCGCCGGTCAGGATTAGGGTGGTGTTCATGCTGGAAATAGTCAATATGCGGAATGTTTCACTATATCATATATTTGCAACGCATTTTATGGTCGGATGTGTGCGGGTAACGTGGGTTTTCTTTTAAAAGAAGCTATCAAGGGTATTGGTTTTGACTAATTAAATATTTTTGTTGTAAAAAATATAAATTTATAAGATATTGAATTTTAAAATTTATTTTATTTAGAGTGCAATTTTGCAACAAAAAAAGTGGGATTTTATGGGGGGAATGAAACACGTTTGTAGTGCGTATGTAATCAAGACATCGGTGTCATTTGGTAAGACATCGGTGTCATTTTCAAAAAATAATGGAAATTAACAAAAAATATTGATATGTTTGATTTTTGCGCTATATATTTACGATTAAGCTGTATTAGTTTACATTTAAAACGGTATGATTCGCCCTGTCGGTAGCGCAGATGCCGATGAAAAAATGTGTATGTTGTTAAATAACATTTTGTTTCTATGAAAAAGGACTACTTAAAATGGGAAATTTAATAACGCTTGCTGCCGCTTCTTTAATCGGTATGTCCGGAATATCGGCTTCTGCCATCGGCATCTCCCGTAATATCGAAACGGCCATACACAAATAATTCAATTATAAACGAATCAATTACAATACCTTAGAAAACGCAACTTAGGCCGTTTTTCGGCCGACAGACAAGAAAGTGAGACAAACAATGAAAACTTTAATCAAACTGGCTGCAGCCTCTTTAATCGGCATGTCCGGCCTGACCGCCGGTGCAACCAATATTGCCCACAATATGGCTGATGCCGACAAATAAAAACACACAACGCTTCCTCAAATCAATACACAGAAAAGAGTCAGAATGAAAAAATTAATCAAATTGGCCGCAGCTTCTCTGATCGGCATGTCCGGTTTGACAGTGGGTGCGACCAATATCGTCAAGAATATGGCAGAAGCTGCCGATAAATAAATACGAGTAAAACAAAGCTTGTTTTGGTGATAAAAAGGCCGTCTGAACATTCAGACGGCCTTTGTATTTGATGGTAAACCGTTTTATTTGCCGATACAGAAGCGCGAGAAAATCACGCCCAGCAAATCGTCGGCGGTAAATTCACCGGTAATTTCGCTGCACGCGTTTTGGGCGAGGCGCAGGTGTTCGGCGAAAAGCTCGATTTGGTTGTTGTTGCAGAGGGCGGCGTTTTCCAGCTCGGCTTCGGCTTCGTGCAGGGCGTTGAGGTGGCGGCTGCGGGCGAGGAACAGGCTTTCGCTTTCGCCCTGCCAGCCGACTTCCTGCAAGAGCGCGTGTTTGAGCAAGTCGAGACCCGCGCCGGTTTTGGCGGACAGGCTGATGACGGTGTCCGCACCGGTTTGCGCGAGGCCGTCTGAACGGACGGCAACGGGTTCGCCGGTCAGGTCGGCTTTGTTGTGGATTTCGATTTTTTTCAAACCTTCGGGCAGGCTGTTCAAAATGGCTTGGGTTTTGGCGTTCACGCCTTCGCGCGGGTCAATCAGAATCAGGGCGACATCGGCTTCGGAGACGGCTTTGCGGCTGCGTTCGATGCCGATTTGTTCGACTACGTCGTCGGTTTCGCGCAGGCCGGCGGTGTCGATGATGTGGACAGGCACGCCGTCGAGGGTGATTTGTTCGCGCACGGTGTCGCGGGTGGTGCCGGCGATGTCGGTTACGATGGCGATGTCGTCGCCCGCCAAGGCGTTGAGCAGGCTGGATTTGCCGACGTTGGGCGCGCCGACGAGGACGACGTTCATGCCTTCGCGCAAAATCGCGCCCTGTTCCGCACTGGCAAGCACGGTTTTCAGACGGCCTTGCAACGCTTGGAGCTTGCCGCGCGCGTCGGCGGCTTCGAGAAAGTCGATATCTTCTTCAGGGAAGTCCAATGTGGCTTCAACCAGCATCCGCAAAGTAATAAGGTCGTCCACCAGCTCGTGTATGTGTTGGGAAAACGCGCCTTTGAGCGAACGCAACGCCATGCGGGCGGCGGACTTGCTAGAGGCGTCGATGAGGTCGGCGACGCTTTCGGCTTGGGCAAGGTCGAGTTTGTTGTTGAGGAAGGCGCGTTTGGTAAATTCGCCCGGCTCCGCCATA
The sequence above is a segment of the Neisseria perflava genome. Coding sequences within it:
- a CDS encoding glycosyltransferase family 8 protein, which codes for MSNITIVLAADTGYAEQVHTLMKSVCTHKKNVNFYLMHNTFRREWIDYTNQKLAASGSRLNDVKIEMDFSQYRRLPHISDAAFFRLMMQHLPVDRALYLDSDMVVTQSLHDLFNLDMHGYPVAAVQDSFLARTEWNHPTGLHTTPYFNSGMLLVDLAQWREHNIAAQLLQTATTIDKSVPYGDQCFLNTVFQKNWLQLEESWNFQTGAVQYFQKRNLGEIFPKPDTVPPVIHYTTRAKPWLCDYGKIPFEEIYWQYYCADWPKA
- the rmuC gene encoding DNA recombination protein RmuC, with amino-acid sequence MNTTLILTGAAAFFIGALFAWLITRYQAQNRHFIVLQELAESRRLHEFAEQVQAQTAADLAQSRHTVQELQDELQETGNRFAAAEKQIAYLQDCEAEAEALKHECAKWQQSAQNLQINNELLNTQLAQEQALSADKNTLLQQQETEKGRLKQDYDTLLEQNHALQVQNERLSTQLAQEKANIDDKNSLLQQQEAEKGRLKQEYAALLEQNHALQVQNERLNTQSEKDRQAAEEKLTLLADARKNLSDQFQNLANTILEEKSRRFTEQNHDHLQQLLNPLNERIHGFSELVQQTYEKEAKERLTIENELKRLQTLNTQLHHDAKALTTALTGTQNKTQGNWGEMILESVLENSGLQKGREYIVQASSVRHEADGTQRRLQPDVLINLPDNKQIVIDSKVSLTAYVRYTQSTGAEAERELANHVASIRAHIKSLAAKDYTDLEGIKTLDFVFMFVPVEPAYLLALQHDPNLFQECFDKRIMLTGPSTLLATLRTVANIWRNEQQNQNALAIAEAGSKLYDKFVGFVESMDGINKALGQAQSQFQTAYGRLVSGRGNLISSTEKLRKLGIKAGKQLQRDLLEKAMLENEDHAALPTAQAQEND
- the mnmE gene encoding tRNA uridine-5-carboxymethylaminomethyl(34) synthesis GTPase MnmE, whose protein sequence is MSVTQPTIAAIATAPGRGGVGVIRLSGKNLLPLAQTLSGGKTPKPRTALYTDFLGGDGQPIDNGILLYFAAPASFTGEDVIELQGHGGPVVMDMLLSRCLELGARMAEPGEFTKRAFLNNKLDLAQAESVADLIDASSKSAARMALRSLKGAFSQHIHELVDDLITLRMLVEATLDFPEEDIDFLEAADARGKLQALQGRLKTVLASAEQGAILREGMNVVLVGAPNVGKSSLLNALAGDDIAIVTDIAGTTRDTVREQITLDGVPVHIIDTAGLRETDDVVEQIGIERSRKAVSEADVALILIDPREGVNAKTQAILNSLPEGLKKIEIHNKADLTGEPVAVRSDGLAQTGADTVISLSAKTGAGLDLLKHALLQEVGWQGESESLFLARSRHLNALHEAEAELENAALCNNNQIELFAEHLRLAQNACSEITGEFTADDLLGVIFSRFCIGK